In Halobacteriovorax marinus SJ, the following proteins share a genomic window:
- a CDS encoding S8 family serine peptidase has translation MNLKLTTLLLLCCFNINAAVIAILDNGVDHSHYKLKNNIYKNYVEVQNNRDDDRNGYVDDVMGWNFIAMNNVVFDFEREIYLTHDIERYYHLRAKDSLGTITEVEDREYSILKKDKELKERRSEFTSWMHGTHIAGIAANTSELPEELEEDDILLLPIVYLGDATSGPALAPEFKPTASRNLRTQRRHLNSYWKEFMAWQVNKFKLGARYAASKAQVANGSFGQSFGGIQDRMKSYYKEQIGQELSEEDSFKAAQDFMVELMVQTEKVLKKFPNTLFVFSAGNKKNDSDIYIHFPSAARLPNVLSVGASFEYNEMAYFSNFGKETVDLFAPGLAIHSTIPRQGHLRINGTSQASPFVANTAAKAIALAKKLNIKISIKDIRKIILLTVNKKDELREKSVAGGIIHPARVYKTIRLLRRYSLSRSINYANSWIPDMAITHEKSDHKGLFIELPTP, from the coding sequence ATGAATTTGAAATTGACTACACTCCTACTACTTTGTTGCTTCAACATTAACGCGGCAGTTATCGCAATCTTAGATAACGGCGTCGACCACTCTCACTATAAATTAAAGAATAATATCTATAAGAACTATGTCGAAGTTCAAAATAATAGAGATGACGATAGAAATGGCTACGTAGATGACGTGATGGGATGGAATTTCATAGCTATGAATAATGTCGTTTTTGACTTTGAAAGAGAGATTTATCTAACTCATGATATTGAAAGATACTATCACCTCCGTGCCAAGGACTCACTTGGAACTATCACTGAAGTTGAAGATAGAGAGTATAGCATCCTTAAAAAAGATAAAGAGCTAAAAGAGAGAAGAAGTGAATTTACCTCTTGGATGCATGGAACTCATATAGCAGGAATCGCTGCTAATACTAGTGAGCTCCCAGAAGAACTTGAAGAGGACGACATCCTACTTCTGCCAATCGTTTACCTAGGCGACGCGACTTCAGGGCCAGCTCTAGCTCCAGAGTTTAAACCTACTGCCAGTAGAAATCTAAGAACTCAAAGAAGACATCTTAACTCCTACTGGAAAGAGTTCATGGCGTGGCAAGTGAATAAATTCAAACTTGGCGCCCGCTACGCTGCCTCAAAAGCACAGGTTGCCAACGGATCTTTTGGACAAAGCTTTGGCGGAATACAAGATCGCATGAAGTCTTATTACAAAGAACAAATAGGACAAGAATTAAGTGAAGAAGATTCCTTTAAAGCAGCACAAGACTTTATGGTAGAACTTATGGTGCAGACAGAGAAAGTTTTAAAGAAGTTTCCAAATACACTCTTTGTCTTCTCTGCTGGAAATAAGAAGAATGATTCTGATATCTATATTCACTTTCCAAGTGCGGCCAGACTTCCAAATGTTCTCTCTGTGGGAGCTTCATTCGAATATAATGAAATGGCCTATTTCTCAAATTTTGGAAAAGAAACCGTAGACCTCTTCGCTCCAGGTCTGGCCATCCACAGTACGATACCAAGGCAAGGTCATCTAAGAATCAATGGAACAAGTCAGGCATCACCTTTTGTTGCCAATACCGCTGCTAAGGCCATTGCTTTGGCCAAGAAGTTAAATATTAAAATCTCTATTAAAGATATAAGGAAAATCATCCTTCTCACTGTAAATAAGAAAGATGAATTAAGAGAAAAATCAGTGGCTGGTGGAATTATTCATCCAGCTAGAGTCTATAAAACGATCCGCCTACTCAGGCGCTACAGCCTGAGTAGATCAATCAACTATGCCAATTCATGGATCCCTGACATGGCCATAACTCATGAAAAGTCCGATCACAAAGGGCTATTCATCGAACTTCCTACGCCTTAA